The following proteins come from a genomic window of Candidozyma auris chromosome 4, complete sequence:
- a CDS encoding TFIIH/NER complex subunit TFB4, with protein sequence MDSIAESIYTEIPAPEELNDTPSLLTVIFELTPRSWYSLREKVTIQETVKTVLVFMNAHLSLNNSNQVAFILSSPLGSEILHPSVESDENEKGLHGSQENALLINEGMYRNFRIVDEVVMRKLNYALEKISTNLSESEKKVSTVAGALSRALTYTNRLLHLDQSISTTTASAINSTASTMNTSGTGSSTNMSATSMHARVLVVTPNDTYESNYIAIMNSIFAAQR encoded by the coding sequence ATGGACAGCATTGCTGAGAGTATTTATACGGAGATCCCCGCTCCCGAGGAACTCAATGACACGCCGTCGCTTTTGACGGTAATTTTCGAGCTCACGCCGCGCAGCTGGTACTCGCTACGAGAGAAAGTCACCATCCAAGAAACTGTCAAGACGGTTTTGGTCTTCATGAACGCACACCTCTCTCTTAACAACAGCAACCAGGTAGCGTTTATTTTGTCGCTGCCTCTTGGCTCGGAGATTCTACACCCCAGCGTGGAATCTGACGAGAATGAGAAAGGTCTCCATGGTTCGCAGGAGAATGCCCTTCTTATCAACGAGGGCATGTACCGAAACTTTCGTATAGTTGACGAGGTGGTGATGAGGAAGCTTAATTATGCTCTAGAAAAAATCTCGACAAATCTTTCCGAGTCAGAAAAGAAAGTCTCCACCGTTGCTGGAGCTTTGCTGCGAGCGCTCACCTACACCAATAGACTCTTACACTTAGACCAATCGATCTCGACCACAACAGCGTCAGCGATCAACTCAACGGCATCGACGATGAACACGCTGGGCACAGGCTCGTCGACCAACATGTCAGCAACCTCGATGCACGCACGAGTGCTTGTGGTGACCCCAAACGATACCTACGAGCTGAACTACATTGCCATCATGAATTCGATTTTCGCGGCGCAAAGATGA
- the EXO84 gene encoding exocyst subunit EXO84, whose product MDTKSNRKSRAPWQSGAPAKATKSANPYANANLKQGKVESEPYANTLQVPKTAASSRRHNRRMSIQQSAAVPFDPSMPPTSGQSMYRTATNNSETTSIRSFATNRRRSNEDDIVQVIKTELRDKDVTVIDDFYKSLLTQKASLDEDIKSRINTNQKNILQLTDDLRLTQEELFSLRVSTKELYQILADFAEAAERRIALEKEGPRMSDSHVFNGHSHPNGQQAPNKRKDRSSVLLLQKMWATELQSLFKHVDGAQKFVQAIPGRHVLAESGRWHEINVGTWKASRSIHLFLLNDLVMIATRKSSQEGSSKRLQAIYCWPLQNVEIAEIKAPSQVSSKEGSRVHVINLRAPSFSYVYQTDRYDHFSRVMNAYQKGKAELAQKNRIIEEEQRTPRASGEFALNSSTTSLHEENAESRHLRESLRSSGIHGHSRSGSTEDVGFNRRSSGQRQSNDVILQDISARVHSRNRSHDYNKEGGIKKPGSDRSPHRLFIELKNAEDKLDEVDVDLAHNNYAQATQLMMVIDQKVANIVMRIAGIQAKEQDGSLEELRILVDVVKLKLSNRRYQVQQNLQFDLQHNISTYDTDTISEILSYYHQFGMQGEGINAILEALSSHLSKTVGKLVSSAHGSTKVDIINYIANLTIVYTSIIRRALQIYSDCIEGLLHNSKSGSIDSSGFITWCVSEMTQLVDIIKKHAEETLLIKEDKVWYVKDEKHYKELVAIIRPQLNSLKREGLNVDYLFDNIINCRPKF is encoded by the coding sequence ATGGATACGAAGCTGAACAGGAAGAGTAGGGCTCCATGGCAATCAGGAGCGCCTGCTAAGGCAACAAAATCAGCCAATCCGTATGCCAATGCCAATTTGAAACAAGGGAAAGTCGAGTCTGAGCCGTATGCTAACACGCTACAGGTGCCGAAGACAGCTGCCTCAAGCAGAAGACACAACCGGAGAATGTCGATTCAGCAGTCGGCAGCGGTGCCATTCGATCCATCGATGCCACCAACTCTGGGACAGTCAATGTATAGAACTGCGACAAACAATTCAGAAACTACCCTGATACGAAGCTTTGCGACGAACCGAAGGAGATCCAATGAGGATGACATTGTCCAAGTCATCAAGACGGAATTGCGTGACAAGGACGTCACCGTGATCGACGATTTTTACAAGTCCTTATTGACACAGAAGGCCTCGTTGGACGAAGACATCAAGAGCAGAATTAACACCAACCAGAAGAACATATTGCAATTGACTGACGATTTGCGTCTCACCCAGGAGGAGTTGTTTTCACTACGCGTTCTGACAAAAGAACTCTATCAAATATTGGCTGACTTTGCCGAGGCAGCAGAAAGGAGAATtgctttggagaaagaggGCCCCCGAATGAGCGATTCCCATGTCTTCAATGGCCACTCCCATCCAAACGGGCAGCAGGCGCCCAATAAGAGAAAGGATAGGCTGTCAGTGTtgcttttgcaaaaaatgtgGGCCACAGAGTTACAGTCTCTATTCAAGCATGTAGACGGAGCTCAAAAGTTTGTCCAAGCGATTCCAGGTAGACACGTGTTGGCAGAAAGTGGTAGATGGCATGAAATTAATGTGGGTACTTGGAAGGCAAGCAGACTGATTCACTTGTTCTTGCTTAATGATTTGGTTATGATAGCTACCCGGAAGCTGtctcaagaaggaagttCAAAGCGCCTTCAGGCCATTTATTGTTGGCCATTACAAAATGTTGAGATAGCTGAAATCAAGGCACCAAGTCAAGTGTCTAGTAAGGAGGGCTCCAGAGTACATGTAATCAATCTTCGAGCACCTTCATTCAGTTACGTCTATCAAACTGATAGATATGATCACTTCTCACGGGTCATGAATGCTTACCAAAAGGGCAAGGCAGAGCTCGCTCAGAAAAATCGCATCATAGAAGAGGAACAACGAACTCCAAGAGCCAGCGGAGAGTTTGCCTTAAACAGCAGCACTACAAGCCTTCACGAAGAGAACGCAGAGCTGCGACATTTACGTGAATCTCTACGCTCGTCTGGTATCCATGGACACTCGCGCAGTGGGTCAACTGAGGATGTTGGATTCAATCGTCGGTCGAGCGGCCAAAGACAAAGCAATGACGTGATATTGCAAGATATTTCAGCTAGAGTACATTCCAGGAACAGGTCTCATGATTACAACAAAGAAGGCGGAATCAAAAAGCCGGGCTCCGATAGGCTGCCGCATAGGCTATTCATAGAGCTAAAGAATGCAGAGGATaagcttgatgaagttgatgttgacttGGCTCACAACAATTACGCTCAGGCAACTCAGCTTATGATGGTGATTGATCAGAAGGTAGCCAATATTGTGATGAGGATAGCGGGAATTCAGGCAAAAGAACAGGATGGCTCCTTAGAGGAATTAAGAatacttgttgatgttgtaaAATTGAAGCTAAGCAACAGACGCTATCAGGTTCAACAGAATCTTCAATTTGATTTGCAACACAACATTCTGACTTACGATACTGATACGATTTCTGAAATTCTTAGCTACTACCACCAGTTTGGTATGCAAGGGGAAGGTATTAATGCTATccttgaagctctttccTCACATTTGTCCAAGACGGTAGGCAAGCTTGTATCTAGCGCCCATGGGTCGACAAAGGTTGACATTATAAATTACATTGCCAACTTGACAATAGTTTATACCCTGATCATTCGCCGGGCTTTGCAGATTTACAGCGATTGTATTGAAGGGTTACTTCACAACTCTAAACTGGGAAGCATAGACTCCAGTGGGTTTATTACATGGTGCGTATCCGAAATGACACAATTAGTggacatcatcaagaagcacgCGGAAGAGACACTTCTAATTAAAGAAGATAAAGTGTGGTACGTCAAGGACGAAAAGCACtacaaagagcttgttgCAATCATACGACCACAGCTTAACTCTTTGAAACGTGAGGGACTCAATGTTGACTATCTCTTTGACAACATCATAAATTGTCGGCCAAAATTCTAG
- the QDR3 gene encoding Qdr3p has translation MSHRPSSVASLASSVESLNSEERSVQAPQEYHEPKSSTSPSADSKDEPQLPDLEQGQTHQSQAVSEKMSLKEMKSHVVPRRERRGLLAQLSIVPELDDARNYTPNIKLLIVIIVAFAGITGPMGTSIILPAVGDVSRSLHTSSSIVNVSVGIYLISLGVFPIWWSNFSEKHGRRSVYVVSFIWFFAFSIGCCLAPSIGALIVLRLLAGVGASAVQACGAATVSDLYIQEERGYALGLFYLGPLLGPFLSPIIGGAVAEAWGWRATMWVMVIFTGINVLSLVFFLPETLRQADSMAAVRERLKKELGSAANGDPNAPTEEELTRFATNLSQNSSLRETYCTTKQPIKEQELLEAEEADPIDHTKWSHILYDYFIRPTHAVILLAYPPVTLTICYSSISFCVIYFFNITITEMYAKEPYNFSTVIVGLMYIPNSVTYLMASIFGGKWNDWLIRRSGRRNNGELKPESRISWNIVTAITLYPAACLIFGWCLKYGEHWVTPLIGTALFGFASMLTIGVTVTYLIDVLPGKGATGVALNNLVRQILAAAATFVTVPLINALGTGVLFSIIAGVITVSGVSLLYLKHHGGQLRERYDIMDYYKRL, from the exons ATGTCACACAGACCGTCGTCGGTGGCCTCGTTAGCCAGTTCAGTGGAGTCTCTCAACTCTGAAGAACGCCTGGTGCAAGCTCCTCAGGAATATCACGAACCAAAGTCAAGCACATCGCCTTCTGCTGATTCCAAGGATGAACCTCAGCTCCCTGATTTGGAGCAGGGTCAAACTCACCAACTGCAAGCGGTGCTGGAGAAGAtgctgttgaaggagatgaagAGCCACGTTGTTCCTCGTAGGGAGAGACGCGGCCTTCTAGCGCAACTTCTGATCGTGCCTGAGCTAGACGACGCCAGGAACTATACACCTAAtatcaagcttttgattGTCATCATCGTTGCCTTTGCTGGTATAACAGGCCCCATGGGCACGTCCATTATCTTGCCTGCGGTTGGAGACGTGTCGAGGAGCTTACATACGTCGTCTTCTATCGTCAACGTCTCCGTCGGAATCTACTTGATCTCGCTAGGCGTATTTCCTATTTGGTGGTCGAACTTCTCGGAGAAACACGGCCGACGCAGCGTCTATGTTGTGTCGTTCATCTGGTTTTTCGCCTTTTCCATCGGCTGTTGTCTTGCTCCTTCTATCGGTGCCCTTATCGTCTTGCGACTTTTAGCCGGCGTGGGTGCTTCAGCCGTGCAAGCATGCGGTGCTGCCACCGTTTCTGACCTCTAcatccaagaagaacgtGGTTATGCCTTGGGGCTTTTTTATTTGGGTCCGCTTTTGGGTCCTTTCCTCTCTCCTAtcattggtggtgctgtGGCGGAAGCCTGGGGTTGGAGGGCCACAATGTGGGTCATGGTGATTTTCACTGGCATCAACGTTCTCTCgcttgttttcttcttgccagAGACTCTCAGACAGGCCGATTCCATGGCTGCTGTGCGTGAACGCCTTAAGAAAGAACTCGGCTCTGCCGCCAATGGAGATCCTAACGCTCCCACCGAAGAGGAGCTCACTCGGTTTGCTACCAACCTTTCACAAAACTCTTCCTTGCGAGAGACATATTGCACGACGAAACAGCCT atcaaggagcAGGAGTTACTTGAGGCCGAGGAGGCAGACCCCATAGATCATACCAAGTGGTCTCACATCTTGTACGACTACTTCATCAGACCTACTCATGCAGTGATTCTACTTGCTTACCCTCCAGTCACTTTGACGATCTGTTATTCGTCCATCAGTTTCTGTgttatttattttttcaaCATTACAATCACCGAAATGTATGCCAAAGAACCTTATAATTTCAGCACGGTCATTGTGGGTCTTATGTATATTCCTAATTCCGTCACGTATCTAATGGCTTCGATCTTTGGTGGAAAATGGAACGATTGGCTCATTAGGCGTTCAGGCCGTCGGAACAATGGTGAATTGAAGCCTGAATCTCGTATCTCGTGGAACATTGTTACAGCGATCACACTTTACCCTGCTGCGTGTTTGATCTTCGGTTGGTGTCTCAAATACGGGGAACACTGGGTAACGCCGTTGATCGGTACTGCCCTATTTGGATTCGCCTCGATGCTTACCATAGGTGTCACTGTGACCTATCTCATTGACGTTTTACCCGGTAAGGGTGCCACGGGTGTTGCTCTCAACAATTTAGTTCGTCAAATCCTTGCAGCTGCCGCTACGTTTGTCACTGTTCCATTGATCAATGCTTTGGGCACTGGTGTGCTATTCTCGATCATTGCCGGTGTTATAACAGTGTCTGGAGTGTCATTGCTATACCTCAAACATCACGGTGGCCAGCTTCGTGAACGTTATGATATCATGGACTACTACAAGCGTCTCTGA